CGGGAAACCCGCATCCACAGGACATCGACATTCGAGCCGAGGTCCTCGATCTCAAGGCCGGCCTCGCGCCGGACGATCGATTCCCGTCCATCGGCACCGACGGTCAACGACGCGCGGATCGTCTTCTCGTTCCCCCTCTCGATGATCCGGACACCCTGCACCGCACCGTCTTCTTCCACGAGGCCCACGACCTGGCAGCCCATGAGAAGGCGAAAGCCGGGATAGGCGGCGGCCTTGCGGGCAAGGAAGTCGAGAAAATCCCACTGCGGCATGAAGGCAATGAACTTACAGCAGGTCGGCAACCGGGAGAAATCGGCGATCTTCGCCGTCCGGCCGTCGATCTCGGCGTAGAGGGCAGGGGCTTGCTGATGCGGCAGGGCAAGGAATTCGTCGAGCAGCCCGAGTTCGGCCATGACCTCGAGGGTCGAGGGATGAATGGTGTCGCCACGGAAATCCCGGAGGAAATCGTCATGCTTTTCGATCACCGTCACGGGAACGCCGGCGCGTGCCAGAAGCAACCCCAGCATGAGGCCGGCAGGGCCGGCGCCGACAATGCAGCAACTCTGTTGGCACAACGGGTGTTTGCTCCTTTTCGACTCTGCTGCCGCCAACAAGACGATTCAACCCGGATCGGCTTCGACCTGACCGTGATGGTGCCTGACGAGTTCGTCACGGGAGCTGACGATCTTGGCGATCACCTCCAGTTTCGTGCCGTCGTCGAACATCAGCGTCAAGCGGTCGGCCTGGCGCCCCGTCATGTCGGAGACTGGATCCCCAAGAAGGAGCCGAATGCCATTTGGCTGCATTCTCAACTCGGCATGAGCGGGGATCGGAACGAAATCCTCGAAGCGGCGCTGCTGGGAAACATCATCGGCGGGTTGTGACGACAGCGTCGAAACCGATCGAAAGGTCTCGCTTGCGACAGACGACAGACGCATCTCGCCGTCCGTCCCGTTCCAGATCGTCAGGAACCCCTTGGTCTGACCGCTTGGTTGATCCACAACGAGGAGTTCGGCGTGCTCGACCAGCAAGGCGCGAGGCGGATTATCATGGAGAGACAAATCGTCCGAAGCGCCGGCGGCGAAAGCCGGCAGCGTGGTTGCAAACATTGTCGCAGCGCAGGCGATCATGCGCATGGCCCAGGTTCTCCGACTTTTGATCCGGATGTTGTCTTACCAGAATTCTCGCCGGAATAATGACGCACTGTCCTTCACAAATGCGGCATATGGACACCGGACCATCTACATGGATGATTGACGTTCGCCCGCTACCGCACCAGTTTCCAAGCAGTCGCGATAAAGCTGGTAACGAGGGCGCAAGATGATGAGCAGCGAGCCGGGGCATGCGCATTCCGATGGAGATCACGACCACCAACACGGAGCCGAGGTGACGCAATCGAACGAGCGCCGGATCAGGCTCGTGTTCATCCTGACCGCCGGTTATGCGCTGGTGCAGGCAATTGGTGGCTGGCTTGCAGGTTCTCTTGCGCTGATCGCGGACGCCGGACACATGGTCTCGGATTCGGCAGCCTTGCTGCTTGCGCTGGTGGCCTATCGTGTGGCGCGCTGGCCGATAGATGCGCAGCGGACCTACGGCTTTCACCGTGTCCGGGTCCTGGCGGCCCTTGCCAACGGCGCGACCCTGCTGCTGCTCGTCGCGTGGATCGCCTGGGAGGCCGTGCAGCGCATCAACCAGCCAGCGGAAATCCTCGCCGGTCCGATGCTCGTTGTCGCGACCATCGGTCTCGTCGTGAACCTTGTTGGCGCCTATGCGCTATGGTCCGGCGACAGCGGTGACAGCAACCTGCGTGGCGCGCTTCTTCACGTCGTCGGCGACCTTCTCGGATCGGTCGGCGCCATTGTGGCGGCCATCGGCATCATGCTGACCGGATGGAGCATCCTTGACCCGCTTCTCTCGGTGCTGGTCGCCGGCCTTGTCATCCGCTCGGCCTGGGGGCTGGTTTCCGATTCCATCCGCGTGCTCCTGCAGGCCACGCCGAAGGGCATTGTTGCCGATGAAATCGAAGCGGGCCTCCTGAAT
The genomic region above belongs to Shinella zoogloeoides and contains:
- a CDS encoding copper chaperone PCu(A)C, encoding MRMIACAATMFATTLPAFAAGASDDLSLHDNPPRALLVEHAELLVVDQPSGQTKGFLTIWNGTDGEMRLSSVASETFRSVSTLSSQPADDVSQQRRFEDFVPIPAHAELRMQPNGIRLLLGDPVSDMTGRQADRLTLMFDDGTKLEVIAKIVSSRDELVRHHHGQVEADPG
- a CDS encoding cation diffusion facilitator family transporter, with protein sequence MMSSEPGHAHSDGDHDHQHGAEVTQSNERRIRLVFILTAGYALVQAIGGWLAGSLALIADAGHMVSDSAALLLALVAYRVARWPIDAQRTYGFHRVRVLAALANGATLLLLVAWIAWEAVQRINQPAEILAGPMLVVATIGLVVNLVGAYALWSGDSGDSNLRGALLHVVGDLLGSVGAIVAAIGIMLTGWSILDPLLSVLVAGLVIRSAWGLVSDSIRVLLQATPKGIVADEIEAGLLNLPGIAEAGHFHAWTLTDESIVATVHVSPKEGIDPLTLPSVVASFLKEGHGIDHVTVQVDPRGALLARHA